The following coding sequences are from one Gossypium raimondii isolate GPD5lz chromosome 4, ASM2569854v1, whole genome shotgun sequence window:
- the LOC105766558 gene encoding 54S ribosomal protein L17, mitochondrial-like: protein MSKSRGKGDYQIDNVPAPRITEADKTIDRKSLQRALDRRLYLLPYGNSNAAPSGKPVWHFPEKVYDSEETLRKCAESALAFVLGDLSHTYFVGNAPMGHMVIRQMENVPEPFKRFFFKSQVIDTNKFDIQKCEDFVWVTKGELLEYFPEQAEFFKKLIIS from the exons ATGTCTAAATCTAG GGGAAAAGGTGATTACCAAATTGACAACGTTCCAGCTCCAAGGATCACTGAAGCTGACAAAACGATTGACAGAAA GTCATTGCAGAGAGCACTTGATAGAAGATTGTATCTTCTTCCATATGGTAACAGTAATGCAGCTCCTAGCGGGAAACCTGTGTGGCATTTTCCAGAAAAAGTTTATGATTCAGAGGAGACGTTGCGCAAG TGTGCAGAGTCTGCCTTAGCATTCGTACTCGGAGACCTCTCTCACACTTATTTTGTCGGAAATGCTCCCATGGGGCACATGGTTATACGGCAGATGGAGAATGTGCCTGAACCATTTAAG CGATTTTTTTTCAAGTCTCAAGTGATTGATACCAACAAGTTCGATATCCAGAAGTGCGAGGACTTCGTTTGGGTGACCAAAGGTGAACTCTTGGAGTATTTTCCTGAACAAGCTGAATTTTTTAAGAAGTTGATTATCAGCTGA